A stretch of Desulfitobacterium dichloroeliminans LMG P-21439 DNA encodes these proteins:
- a CDS encoding MFS transporter: MLNPYRGMPREIYVIFVARIINAIGAFVGPLMTIIMTQSIGLSEGRAGFYLCISGIVSMLAALSGGKLVDHFGRKRIIVLFSGLAVLLYFRIGLMEPSQEMIHLIILAAALSSTTKPAYDSLIADLTTPANRSGAYSLSYMGWNIGFAIGPILGGFLYRHHLPWVFIGESLAIFLSLILIVIFIKETIAKAQEEIRDEERYLERSVEGSIFKVIRLRPLLIFFALIMFGYNFTYSQWSFMLPMQIMKDYPVMGAQYFGFVAAFNGFIVMVFTPIVTRFAGHLPYLRRAVIGGILYAVGFGMIGVLHSLEFLFLWAFIFTLGEIILAITVSPFVADNTPASHRGRMTSTLAIIFDSGYTLGPLGMGIALTYIEMGTGWIALGVSTLMFTALMKMLEYRERQITLHKRVKAIAK, encoded by the coding sequence ATGCTTAATCCGTATCGTGGAATGCCCAGAGAAATCTATGTTATCTTCGTTGCCCGTATTATCAATGCAATAGGGGCCTTTGTGGGACCCTTAATGACCATTATTATGACTCAGAGTATTGGATTGTCCGAGGGAAGGGCAGGTTTTTATCTTTGCATATCCGGAATAGTTAGCATGTTGGCCGCACTTTCCGGTGGTAAACTTGTTGATCACTTTGGTCGAAAAAGAATCATTGTCTTATTTTCAGGCTTAGCAGTGTTGCTTTATTTTCGAATCGGCTTGATGGAGCCGTCGCAGGAGATGATTCATCTCATCATCCTTGCGGCAGCCTTAAGTTCAACGACTAAGCCGGCTTACGACTCCCTTATTGCTGACCTCACAACCCCTGCTAATCGAAGTGGTGCCTATTCTCTTTCCTATATGGGCTGGAATATTGGTTTTGCAATTGGTCCTATTTTAGGGGGATTCCTTTATCGACATCATCTCCCTTGGGTCTTTATCGGAGAGAGCTTGGCGATTTTTCTGTCCTTAATTCTTATCGTTATCTTTATTAAGGAGACGATTGCCAAGGCTCAGGAAGAGATTCGAGATGAGGAACGTTACCTAGAGCGTAGTGTCGAAGGGTCGATTTTCAAGGTCATACGACTACGTCCCTTGCTCATCTTCTTTGCCCTGATTATGTTCGGTTATAACTTCACCTATTCGCAATGGTCATTTATGCTTCCTATGCAGATTATGAAGGACTATCCCGTTATGGGAGCCCAGTATTTTGGATTCGTAGCAGCCTTTAACGGCTTTATCGTCATGGTCTTTACCCCGATTGTCACCCGCTTCGCCGGGCATCTTCCTTACTTGCGACGAGCGGTGATTGGAGGAATACTCTACGCCGTTGGCTTTGGTATGATTGGGGTGCTACATTCGTTGGAGTTTTTATTCCTGTGGGCATTTATCTTTACCCTAGGAGAGATCATACTTGCGATTACGGTATCACCCTTTGTGGCGGATAATACCCCAGCTTCCCATCGGGGGAGAATGACCTCAACCCTAGCCATCATTTTTGATTCGGGCTATACCTTAGGTCCTCTCGGTATGGGAATTGCCTTAACCTACATAGAAATGGGAACAGGGTGGATAGCCTTAGGGGTATCAACTTTGATGTTTACCGCCTTAATGAAAATGCTAGAATATCGTGAAAGGCAAATCACACTCCATAAGAGAGTGAAAGCCATTGCTAAATAG
- a CDS encoding thiamine pyrophosphate-binding protein: MALWGNENDATTFEGSSDTSKERMTGAQFIAAFLERRGVKQVYGIPGAAILPFYDAIRERNFASYNVRHEQTAIFMADGFARTTGQVGVCAATSGPGATNFLTGLYSAYSDSIPLLALTGQVPTSLIGKDSFQEAPILEMARPVTKAAYQIMKTADLPTIMNEAWQLATTGRKGPILLDLPLDVQKGSLAVDWNALDAALDLNLQSSPKQEIAQSELNTIHTMLCEAKTPTLLVGGGVALGNASAELLDLAELLHIPVVSSLMGKDAFPNDHPLYAGLMGTMCQTPLGNKTILESDLIINLGGRFDGRGTGDVKQFKAGRKVIHINLDKQELSRHIPTEISLAVDIRDFIDQFLNLLRDKNYSPSAQAQARIHSLQEERTRLARQTVFNTFPLKPQQAIAEVRGALDRDAILTLDCGISQIWTTQLYDAYVPRSFLITGRAGTMGWGLGAALGAKLAFPERQVVNLLGDASLGMSLQELATAAKHNIPVVVVVLNNSLFGLIRQQQNLLFNQRCISTDLEYENRVQGHSRGLDFVATAQGMGVEAELVDKPGKLPEALQRAFSSDRPYLIEVLVDPTAQCSVSLDGTLTGVRELE, from the coding sequence ATGGCACTTTGGGGAAATGAAAACGACGCCACCACTTTTGAGGGGTCTTCGGATACGAGCAAGGAGCGCATGACAGGAGCTCAGTTTATCGCCGCCTTTTTAGAAAGAAGAGGGGTCAAGCAAGTCTACGGGATTCCCGGAGCAGCCATTCTTCCCTTCTACGATGCTATACGGGAGCGAAACTTTGCATCTTATAACGTCCGCCATGAGCAAACCGCGATCTTTATGGCTGATGGTTTTGCTCGAACCACCGGTCAGGTAGGAGTTTGTGCCGCCACATCAGGCCCCGGAGCCACCAACTTTCTGACAGGCCTGTATAGTGCCTACAGCGACTCGATTCCCCTACTGGCTTTAACCGGTCAGGTCCCCACTTCCTTAATCGGTAAGGATTCCTTTCAAGAAGCCCCCATCCTAGAAATGGCTCGCCCTGTGACCAAGGCCGCTTATCAGATCATGAAAACAGCAGATCTTCCAACGATCATGAACGAAGCCTGGCAACTAGCCACAACGGGCAGAAAAGGTCCTATCTTGCTGGATCTGCCCTTGGATGTGCAGAAAGGGAGCTTGGCAGTTGATTGGAATGCTCTTGATGCCGCTTTGGATTTAAATTTACAAAGCTCACCCAAGCAGGAAATTGCGCAGAGCGAATTGAATACTATCCACACAATGCTCTGCGAAGCTAAGACGCCAACTCTACTGGTAGGTGGAGGGGTTGCTCTTGGTAACGCATCGGCAGAGCTGCTCGATCTGGCTGAGCTTCTGCACATCCCCGTGGTATCCAGCCTAATGGGCAAAGACGCCTTTCCCAACGATCATCCTCTCTATGCAGGGTTGATGGGCACTATGTGCCAAACCCCTCTAGGGAATAAAACCATCCTCGAATCAGATCTAATCATCAATCTCGGCGGACGTTTTGATGGTCGCGGCACTGGAGATGTAAAGCAGTTTAAAGCTGGACGAAAAGTGATTCATATCAATCTCGACAAGCAAGAGCTCTCTCGCCATATTCCCACAGAGATTTCCTTAGCCGTGGATATCAGGGACTTCATAGACCAGTTTCTCAATTTACTACGGGACAAAAACTACTCCCCAAGCGCTCAGGCTCAAGCCCGCATTCACTCGCTTCAAGAGGAACGGACCCGTTTAGCCCGCCAAACGGTGTTCAACACTTTCCCTCTCAAGCCCCAGCAAGCCATTGCTGAGGTACGTGGAGCCCTCGACAGAGATGCGATTTTAACTCTGGATTGTGGCATTAGTCAAATCTGGACAACACAGCTTTACGATGCCTATGTCCCCCGCTCCTTCCTGATCACTGGTCGGGCCGGAACCATGGGCTGGGGATTGGGAGCGGCACTGGGAGCAAAGCTTGCTTTTCCGGAGCGTCAAGTTGTTAACCTTTTAGGGGATGCGAGCCTTGGGATGTCCCTACAGGAGCTGGCCACGGCTGCCAAACACAATATTCCTGTCGTTGTGGTGGTATTAAATAACTCTCTCTTTGGCTTGATCCGTCAACAGCAAAATCTTCTTTTTAACCAACGTTGCATTTCTACGGATCTTGAGTACGAGAATCGCGTACAAGGTCATTCCCGAGGGCTGGACTTTGTGGCAACTGCTCAGGGCATGGGCGTGGAAGCGGAATTGGTCGATAAACCCGGCAAGCTTCCAGAAGCCTTACAAAGAGCCTTTAGTAGCGACCGTCCTTATCTAATAGAAGTTTTAGTCGACCCCACAGCCCAATGCTCCGTTTCCCTGGATGGAACCTTAACAGGTGTCCGCGAACTAGAGTGA
- a CDS encoding NCS1 family transporter gives MSINTEVQDIVIEHAPGVEETLYPKRAKDRTMGPIPYMFMWIGDGVNLGNMTLGGSMIIAGIATLNIYQTFAAAIIAIGIISLIFTLNDRLGYRTGIPYVMQLRMSFGEKGSVISSLLRGIPAIVWYGFQSWVGATALNEILKVFTNGSFDSIPICFVVLQLVQIVLSMYGFHAIKWVETLISVVLMAAFVYVFGLLIANYSDVIAQKWINTQGTWGIEFWAFIMVLMGNYAAIFLSAADYSRELKPGISDGKRGLLYFSPIVIAYGAVIVIGAMLASATGNSNPVKALAIVFNNDAVTVFVSAFIVMGAVAVNMVANIIAPTYVIQLLTKIKYKPAVVITGLLGLCSFPWVLVQDSSSAGLAMFILIYSAFLGPIVAILLVEYYILRKQKVNVVDLYKADGPFSGYNPAAITAMLLGAAAAFMLVDLAWIIGLVVGGISYFLLTKYAFKGSKFKIGTIFENN, from the coding sequence ATGTCTATAAACACTGAAGTTCAAGATATTGTGATTGAACATGCTCCAGGTGTAGAAGAAACTTTATATCCAAAGAGAGCCAAAGATCGCACCATGGGACCCATCCCTTATATGTTTATGTGGATTGGTGATGGAGTTAACTTAGGTAATATGACCCTCGGCGGCAGTATGATTATTGCCGGAATAGCTACCTTAAATATTTACCAAACCTTTGCTGCAGCCATCATAGCGATCGGAATCATCTCCCTTATTTTCACTCTGAATGACAGACTGGGCTATAGAACCGGAATCCCTTATGTTATGCAACTGCGGATGTCTTTCGGTGAGAAAGGATCTGTTATATCCTCGCTCTTACGTGGCATTCCAGCGATTGTCTGGTACGGATTCCAAAGCTGGGTCGGTGCTACCGCCTTAAATGAAATTCTCAAAGTCTTTACAAACGGCTCCTTTGATAGCATTCCCATCTGCTTCGTTGTCCTTCAGCTAGTGCAGATTGTTCTTTCCATGTATGGCTTTCACGCCATTAAATGGGTAGAAACCCTTATCTCTGTTGTCCTAATGGCCGCCTTTGTCTATGTATTTGGTCTTCTCATTGCGAACTATAGCGATGTTATCGCTCAAAAATGGATCAATACTCAAGGCACTTGGGGCATCGAATTCTGGGCTTTCATTATGGTCCTTATGGGCAATTATGCTGCCATATTCCTCAGTGCAGCCGATTATTCTCGTGAGCTCAAACCCGGAATTAGTGATGGGAAACGCGGCCTTCTTTACTTCTCTCCCATTGTCATAGCCTATGGTGCAGTCATTGTTATTGGTGCCATGCTAGCTTCAGCTACCGGTAACTCAAACCCTGTTAAAGCTTTAGCCATCGTTTTCAATAATGATGCCGTCACCGTTTTTGTCTCCGCCTTTATCGTCATGGGTGCAGTCGCCGTAAATATGGTTGCTAACATTATTGCACCAACCTATGTCATTCAATTGCTCACCAAAATCAAATACAAGCCAGCCGTTGTAATCACTGGTCTCCTCGGCCTTTGCTCCTTCCCTTGGGTACTGGTACAAGATTCCTCATCCGCAGGTTTGGCTATGTTTATTCTTATCTACTCCGCCTTCTTAGGACCTATTGTGGCCATACTCTTAGTTGAGTACTACATTCTAAGAAAACAAAAAGTAAATGTGGTAGACCTTTACAAAGCAGATGGCCCCTTCTCCGGGTATAACCCGGCCGCAATCACCGCCATGCTCCTTGGTGCAGCCGCAGCCTTTATGCTGGTGGACCTCGCTTGGATTATCGGTCTCGTCGTCGGCGGTATATCCTACTTCCTTCTCACGAAATATGCCTTTAAAGGCTCCAAGTTTAAAATCGGTACCATCTTCGAGAATAATTAA
- the garR gene encoding 2-hydroxy-3-oxopropionate reductase: MYEEVLKMKIGFIGLGIMGKPMSLNLLKAGHELVVYNRSQGSVQELVKAGAEAGLSPKDVAERCSLIITMVPNSPQVKEVILGENGVIEGAQPGSMVIDMSSIAPGASQEVAQKLAEKSIRFMDAPVSGGEPKAIEGTLSIMAGGNPADFEEFLPILKAMSSSAVLCGNVGAGNVTKLANQVIVAINIAAVSEALTLATKAGANPETVYKAIRGGLAGSTVMDAKAPMMFERRFDPGFRINLHIKDLNNVLETGHDIGSPLPLTASVMEMMQTLKHSGLDQADHSALVQYYEKLADIEVNNEA; encoded by the coding sequence ATTTACGAGGAGGTACTCAAAATGAAAATTGGTTTTATTGGCTTAGGTATTATGGGCAAACCCATGAGTTTAAATTTACTCAAGGCCGGTCATGAGCTGGTTGTCTATAATCGCAGTCAAGGGTCCGTTCAAGAATTAGTTAAGGCCGGTGCCGAGGCCGGCCTATCTCCCAAGGATGTGGCCGAACGTTGCTCCCTGATTATCACCATGGTTCCCAACTCTCCCCAAGTCAAGGAAGTGATTCTCGGCGAAAACGGAGTGATTGAAGGCGCCCAACCTGGTAGCATGGTGATCGATATGAGCTCTATTGCACCGGGCGCTAGTCAAGAAGTGGCCCAAAAGCTGGCTGAGAAAAGCATTCGTTTCATGGACGCACCCGTCAGCGGTGGTGAACCTAAAGCTATTGAAGGAACCCTATCCATCATGGCCGGCGGGAATCCTGCCGACTTCGAGGAATTCCTTCCTATATTAAAGGCCATGAGCTCTTCAGCTGTACTTTGCGGTAATGTAGGCGCTGGAAATGTAACAAAGCTTGCTAACCAAGTCATCGTCGCCATCAATATCGCAGCGGTTTCTGAGGCCTTGACCCTCGCCACTAAGGCTGGAGCGAATCCTGAAACGGTCTACAAAGCTATCCGAGGCGGGTTAGCAGGAAGTACTGTCATGGACGCCAAAGCGCCGATGATGTTTGAACGCCGCTTTGACCCAGGCTTCCGCATTAATCTTCATATAAAAGACCTCAACAACGTCTTGGAAACCGGACACGATATCGGCTCTCCTCTACCACTGACCGCTTCAGTCATGGAAATGATGCAAACTCTAAAACACAGCGGTCTAGATCAAGCGGATCATAGTGCCTTAGTCCAATATTACGAAAAGCTAGCTGATATCGAAGTGAACAACGAAGCCTAA
- the cooS gene encoding anaerobic carbon-monoxide dehydrogenase catalytic subunit, whose protein sequence is MTESILEKSEGRVSYHDSVEEMLKRIREDEMSNVFDRYASQEKIRCKFCLEGRSCQLCSNGPCRISDKGGQDKGVCGIGPDAMAMRKFLLQNIMGAGTYSHHAYEAFRTLKATAEGKTPFKIKEPEKLKWMCEKLGINTNQDTNQMAIQLADLLENQQRVGVEEPNLMVEAFAPKKRKQVWRDLNIYPSGTVHEEQNCVASCLTNVDGNHVSLAIKALRLGLATIYNSQIGLEMVQDILYGTPKPHEVEVDLGIMCPEHVNIVFNGHQPWIGAATIERARSADVQEKARAAGAKGLRVVGSIETGQELLQRFEVDDVFVGLMGNWLAIEPLMATGTVDVFAMEENCSPPALDMYAEKYQATLVSISTIIDIPGLQHKFPYDPSETETIVEKLIDLAIENFKKRKDKVKPLVPQKKMKAIAGFSTEAVLGALGNKLDPLVEVIAAGKIKGVVALANCSTLRNGPQDWNTVNLTKELIKRDILVVAGGCGNHALEVAGLCNMDAVNLAGSGLKEICTALKIPPVLSFGTCTDTGRISMLVTALADHLDVDIPQLPIAVTAPEWMEQKATIDGIFAIAYGAYTHLSPTPFVSGAPQLVKLLTEDIEGMTGGKVALGDDPVEVAQGIEAHIITKRKGLGLQ, encoded by the coding sequence ATGACTGAATCGATTCTGGAAAAAAGCGAAGGCCGGGTTAGTTATCACGATTCCGTGGAGGAAATGCTCAAGAGAATCCGCGAAGATGAGATGTCTAATGTATTTGATCGTTATGCATCTCAAGAAAAGATCCGCTGCAAGTTCTGTCTCGAAGGCCGAAGCTGTCAGCTATGCTCTAATGGTCCTTGCCGAATCAGCGATAAGGGAGGGCAGGACAAAGGGGTTTGCGGTATCGGTCCTGATGCGATGGCCATGAGAAAATTCCTCCTGCAAAATATTATGGGTGCAGGTACATATAGTCATCATGCTTATGAAGCCTTTCGCACCTTGAAAGCCACTGCCGAAGGAAAAACCCCTTTTAAAATTAAGGAGCCCGAGAAACTAAAGTGGATGTGCGAAAAGCTGGGTATCAATACGAACCAAGATACGAACCAGATGGCTATTCAGCTGGCAGATCTTTTAGAGAATCAACAGCGAGTCGGAGTGGAAGAGCCTAACCTGATGGTTGAAGCCTTTGCTCCGAAGAAGAGAAAGCAAGTTTGGCGGGATCTGAATATATACCCTTCTGGAACAGTTCATGAAGAACAAAACTGTGTAGCAAGCTGTTTAACCAACGTGGATGGCAACCATGTTTCCTTGGCTATCAAAGCCCTCCGTTTAGGATTAGCCACCATTTACAACTCTCAGATTGGTCTGGAAATGGTGCAAGATATTCTTTATGGAACACCCAAACCTCACGAAGTCGAAGTGGACTTAGGGATTATGTGCCCGGAACATGTCAATATTGTCTTTAATGGTCATCAGCCTTGGATTGGTGCGGCAACCATTGAAAGAGCGCGTTCGGCTGATGTTCAAGAGAAAGCAAGAGCCGCCGGGGCAAAAGGTCTGCGGGTGGTTGGATCTATTGAGACAGGACAAGAGCTTCTACAGCGTTTTGAGGTGGATGATGTTTTTGTAGGGTTGATGGGCAACTGGCTGGCAATCGAGCCTCTCATGGCCACGGGGACCGTTGATGTCTTTGCCATGGAAGAAAACTGCTCCCCCCCGGCTCTTGACATGTATGCTGAGAAATACCAAGCCACCCTTGTTTCTATCAGCACGATTATTGATATCCCAGGACTTCAACATAAGTTCCCTTATGACCCATCAGAAACGGAAACTATCGTCGAAAAACTCATTGATTTGGCTATTGAAAACTTTAAAAAGCGCAAAGATAAGGTGAAACCCTTAGTTCCTCAGAAAAAGATGAAAGCAATCGCCGGATTCTCCACAGAGGCTGTCTTAGGGGCCTTGGGAAATAAGCTGGACCCTTTAGTCGAAGTCATTGCAGCAGGGAAAATCAAAGGTGTCGTCGCCTTGGCTAACTGCTCAACCTTAAGGAATGGTCCTCAGGATTGGAATACTGTGAATCTGACGAAGGAGTTAATCAAACGAGATATCCTTGTGGTCGCTGGTGGATGTGGAAACCACGCCTTAGAAGTTGCCGGACTGTGCAACATGGATGCCGTGAATCTGGCGGGCTCAGGACTTAAAGAGATTTGTACCGCCTTAAAAATTCCCCCGGTTCTCAGCTTTGGTACCTGTACAGACACTGGACGGATCAGTATGCTGGTAACCGCTCTTGCGGATCACTTGGATGTGGATATTCCTCAACTTCCTATTGCCGTTACAGCACCCGAGTGGATGGAGCAGAAGGCCACGATTGATGGTATCTTTGCTATCGCCTACGGAGCATATACCCATCTTTCACCGACTCCTTTTGTCTCAGGTGCCCCTCAATTAGTCAAGCTGTTGACTGAAGATATAGAGGGGATGACCGGAGGGAAGGTCGCTCTCGGAGATGACCCTGTCGAAGTGGCCCAAGGCATTGAGGCTCACATCATAACTAAACGCAAAGGATTAGGATTGCAGTAA
- the putP gene encoding sodium/proline symporter PutP, producing the protein MIAFSVICYMIMMLSIGYYSYRRTTNLSDYMIGGRTLGPAVTALSAGASDMSGWLMMGLPGAMFVSGISSGWIVAGLTIGAYLNWLYVAPRLRSYTEIASDSITIPSFLGHRFHDTTHVLRLVSALVIITFFTFYVSSGLVSGAVLFNTTFGMDYHTGLWLILAVIVGYTLIGGFLAVSFTDFVQGLIMVIALIAVPVVTLWYTGGLGESITTIQTIDPNLLNIFTGTTAIGIISLLAWGLGYFGQPHIIVRFMAISSVGEINRSRKIGMSWMIFSEIGAMFTGLVGIAYFSTHGLTLADPETVFIELGKILFHPIITGFLISAILAAIMSTISSQLLVTSSSLTEDIYRILFRRSATDKELIFVSRLCVLLVALLATYLAWTQNDTILNLVGYAWAGFGSAFGPVILLSLYWKRMTKWGALAGMVMGSLTVILWEQFPAFSAVYEIIPGFIVGLLSIIIVSLLTAEPSKAVQDEFDRSAAETKGI; encoded by the coding sequence GTGATTGCTTTTTCGGTCATCTGCTATATGATCATGATGTTGTCCATCGGGTATTATTCCTATAGAAGGACCACAAATCTATCCGATTACATGATTGGAGGAAGAACCCTTGGCCCAGCGGTCACAGCTTTAAGCGCCGGAGCCTCCGACATGAGCGGTTGGCTGATGATGGGACTACCCGGAGCTATGTTTGTTTCCGGAATAAGCTCGGGCTGGATTGTCGCCGGCCTTACCATCGGTGCTTATCTCAACTGGCTTTATGTGGCACCACGTTTGCGCTCCTACACGGAAATCGCCAGTGATTCCATTACGATTCCTTCCTTTCTCGGACATCGTTTTCATGATACTACTCATGTGCTCCGTTTAGTATCCGCACTTGTCATTATTACCTTCTTTACTTTTTATGTTTCCTCGGGTCTAGTTTCTGGTGCCGTTCTTTTTAACACGACCTTCGGCATGGATTACCATACAGGTCTTTGGTTGATTCTTGCCGTCATTGTGGGCTATACCCTCATCGGCGGCTTTCTGGCTGTGAGCTTTACTGACTTCGTCCAAGGACTAATCATGGTTATCGCTTTGATTGCGGTCCCTGTCGTAACCCTCTGGTATACGGGCGGCCTTGGTGAAAGCATCACCACCATCCAAACCATTGATCCTAACCTTTTAAACATCTTTACCGGAACGACGGCCATCGGTATTATTTCCCTATTAGCATGGGGCTTGGGTTACTTTGGTCAGCCACATATCATTGTCCGTTTTATGGCCATTTCCTCAGTCGGCGAAATCAATCGATCCCGCAAAATTGGCATGAGTTGGATGATCTTCTCTGAAATCGGCGCTATGTTTACTGGTTTGGTGGGGATTGCCTACTTTTCTACTCATGGCCTGACCTTAGCCGACCCTGAGACAGTGTTCATTGAGCTGGGCAAAATTCTCTTCCACCCAATCATCACGGGATTCCTGATCTCTGCCATTCTTGCCGCAATTATGAGCACAATCTCCTCTCAGCTTCTGGTAACCTCGAGTTCCCTGACTGAAGATATCTACCGTATTCTGTTCCGACGCTCAGCTACAGATAAAGAGCTAATTTTCGTCAGCCGCCTTTGTGTTTTGTTGGTTGCTCTGCTGGCGACCTATCTGGCCTGGACCCAGAACGATACAATTCTTAACCTCGTAGGTTACGCTTGGGCGGGCTTCGGCTCTGCTTTTGGCCCTGTTATTCTATTGAGCCTCTACTGGAAACGAATGACCAAGTGGGGAGCACTAGCCGGTATGGTTATGGGTTCACTCACCGTTATCCTTTGGGAACAGTTCCCTGCCTTCAGCGCTGTCTATGAAATTATTCCTGGTTTCATCGTCGGCCTGCTCTCAATTATCATCGTCAGTCTTTTGACAGCTGAACCTTCAAAAGCTGTTCAAGATGAGTTTGATAGATCTGCAGCTGAGACCAAAGGTATATAG
- the hyi gene encoding hydroxypyruvate isomerase: MFVKKENLVANLSFLFTDLPLLDRFKAAKAAGLKRVEFMFPYDYEPTELKGALDVNGLELVLFNLPAGNWDAGERGIALDPSRQEEFRAGVAKAITFAQALQVKQVNCLVGKALPDQSTEVLWSTLIANIRYAAEQLQAAGVKLLVEPLNHLDAPGFFLNTTDDVLNVISASESDNVFLQYDTYHAAREGEDLLQVLRDKLPQIAHIQIADNPGRHQPGTGELDYHTFFKTLEEVGYPFAVAMEYVPQPDTVTSLGWIKDFE, encoded by the coding sequence ATGTTTGTAAAAAAAGAAAACCTCGTTGCCAATTTGTCCTTTCTCTTTACCGATTTGCCCCTTCTGGATCGCTTCAAAGCGGCCAAAGCAGCCGGACTGAAACGAGTGGAATTCATGTTCCCCTACGATTATGAGCCAACCGAGCTCAAAGGAGCCCTAGATGTCAACGGTTTAGAACTGGTCCTCTTTAATCTTCCCGCCGGAAATTGGGATGCCGGCGAACGCGGGATCGCCCTCGACCCCAGCCGCCAAGAAGAATTTCGAGCAGGGGTGGCCAAAGCCATCACCTTCGCCCAAGCTCTCCAGGTTAAACAAGTGAACTGCTTGGTGGGTAAAGCTCTTCCTGACCAATCAACGGAAGTATTATGGTCAACCCTAATTGCCAATATTCGCTATGCAGCTGAACAACTCCAAGCTGCCGGTGTTAAACTACTGGTTGAGCCACTCAATCACCTTGATGCACCCGGATTCTTTCTTAATACGACAGACGACGTGCTCAATGTCATTTCGGCATCGGAGAGTGATAATGTTTTTCTCCAATACGACACCTATCACGCGGCCCGCGAAGGAGAAGATCTCTTGCAAGTCTTACGTGATAAACTTCCTCAGATCGCTCACATCCAAATTGCTGATAACCCCGGACGTCATCAGCCCGGTACCGGCGAACTTGATTACCATACCTTTTTTAAGACCTTAGAAGAAGTGGGTTATCCCTTTGCGGTCGCCATGGAGTATGTGCCCCAGCCGGATACGGTGACATCCTTAGGGTGGATTAAGGACTTTGAGTAA